TATTTGCAGGTTGTTCTGGTTGCATTTCTTCAGAAGGGTATCTTATATTCTCACTTATTATACACCACTGGTGTAAAcataaaaattctgtttaaaaaTAAACTCTTTAATCTTGTCCTCTCTACTAAatgactgttttttttttcctcaacaaaCATATGTAGCTTTACATGGAGGCCCTTCAAGACCTGCTCAATCCTGCAAATGATAACATTCCTATTGTGGAAGATCCAAAAATTGGTGATGTTTCACTACCAAGGGCAACTCTTGTAGAAATCAGGGACCAGCAGAGTTTTGTCGAGCTGCTAAGAATAGGGGAAACTCATCGAATAGCTGCTAACACAAAATTGAATACTGAGTCTTCTCGTAGTCATGCTATTCTGATGGTGAAATCATCGGCTGtcaattattcaataaattctcaattatttacttttttatgccCTTGCAAAAACATTTCACGAATCCAGTTGGTAATTCTTTACTGGTGTGGATTACTCAACATAGATCTTGATGCATTTTAGTTCCTTTGTACAGGTCCATGTTAAAAGGTCTTTCATGGGAGGAGACAATATATATTCCAATGAAAATGGTGACATATCTCACTTGGCCAAACCTTTAAAGCCACTTGTTCGGAAAAGCAAGCTAGTTGTAGTAGATCTAGCAGGGTCAGAGCGTATCCACAAGTCAGGTGTATGCCCCACTCATGACTTCTCTCATAGTTATGCTACAtggttatttgtttttataataataGGCTACTGGGCTACACAATTTGGGGTAGCTTTCCATCTGTGGACACAGCTGGGTTCTTGTGCATTTACATGCCTGTAATGGTACTGTGGTTTACAATTCTGTTCTGGAGGCAAATCATATCaatagttttgttttgggatgatTGAAATGTTCATGCACGTATATGGTGCTGAAGCTGCTATtggatttcttaaaaatatttccatAACTTGAAGAGATCAAGGCCCCCATGTTTCTCAAACAGTTGGCAACtgttgttgttttttgttttttttggctGTGGAATCAGACATCCTACAATTAAGGCCACATCAATATCTGTAAAAGCTTCACGAGCTGGCGTCTGGTTTATGTCTTACTTGGAATTTTGACTTGTAGGAGTGTTGGAGACTAAATGTGCAGGGCCACCAGAGATGGATTATTTTGTGTCTAGTAAAACATGCCGGAAAATAATACGTGAAAAAAGTAGTGCAGAGAAACTTTGAACAGTGATACTCTAGAAAGACTTATTTTAGATGGAAATCTTGCTAGAGAATAGaatgagttttgtttttttgtgagTGATTGTTATCTACCGCCCAGAATGTTTTGACATCAAATGTCCACATCCTGAATTTTGCACAGCTATGAAATTGCAATGGCTTATGGGCCTGATACGGCATTTGATGAATCTGCTTTATGTCAACTTTGACGCTTTTGTATATGAGTTGCACTTATTAGTTTTGTTGTGACACTGTCTCTCGTCCTTTACCGCAGGAAGTGAGGGACATATGTTAGAGGAAGCTAAGTCTATCAACCTCTCTCTTAGTGCATTGGGGAAGTGCATAAATGCTCTAGCAGAGAATAGTGCTCATGTTCCAATTCGTGATTCAAAGCTTACGAGGTTGCTTAGAGATTCATTTGGAGGTGATATCTTTCATACTCATGTCAATATGTGATCCTGATTTAATGGTCAAATTAGTGTCTGAGACACTCGCATGATTCGGATGTGAACATTGAAGCTAATCAAGGATCTCTATATTTTATGATAGGCTATGCTTCACATTGGGTATTTTCTCACAGGCACAGCAAGGACATCATTAATTGTCACTATTGGCCCATCCCCACGCCATCGGGGAGAGACAACAAGCACCATACTGTTTGGACAAAGGGTTAGCTCTTATATTTAGAAGGCTTTAAAGATTAGCTTCAATGTTATTTGTAACTTACCACAAACCAAGTCACTCTTTTATttatgctattttattttagatggcCCTTTGCTGGAATGTTGAACCTTCTTCCTTTTATTTCCATATCTTTTTTAATAGCTTCTTCCtttacttatattaaaaaaaaaaaaatcttttggtTTTCATCAATGCCGAGTCTTCATCTTTTATATAACTGGAAACTGTATTGAGAGTTCGTATTATGTGTCTGCAAGAATAATTATTGGATGTGCCATCAATCACAGGCTATGAAGGTAGAGAACATGTTGAAAATAAAGGAGGAATTTGATTACAAAAGTTTGTCTAGGAGGCTTGAAGTACAACTGGACAAGCTCATTGCAGAAAATGAAAGGCAGCAGAAAGCTTTTGAGGATGAAGTAGAAAGAATAAATATAGAAGCGGAAAATCGAGTCTCTGAGGTCGAGAGAAGCTTTGCAGATGCATTAGAGGTTTGTTGGGCGATTGATTTGAACAGCACTCTTATCTGTgataagtttgaattttttcttcaaatatatatgttgGGGTGTTTGTGTGTGCGATCATGAACtatgtttacttataaaaaaaaaaaaaatgttagaataTTGCTGCATCATACTTGGTGGTTGGTGGTTTAAATTCTAATCCATTCGGACGAGCTGAAGAATGTCAAGCGCCAGTCCAAACAAACTAGCTGGGGCTTTGGGGGCCAATTTGCAACCCAGATGATTgagatttcattattttttcattattacttGTTAATTGTTGTCATGTTGAGCGTAGCCTTCATTTGGATCTTCCAAAGAGCTAGAGAAAAAGGGGAGAAAAGGCATAAAAATGCTCTAGAAAGGAATCCATGTTAGggcattttcctttctcttcttttctttcatggCCTTCAGTTGCAAAGATTTCTGGATCATTGAAGTTCTtagcttttttttcttcttatttttatttgtttgctgTTAATTtctgtgtcaattttttttcccagaAAGAGAGGCTAAAATGCCAGATGGATTATATGGAATCAGTCAAGCAGCTGGAGGAGAAGTTGGTGTTGAATCAGCAACAGCGTGATTTTGATGTCTTCACGGACAGTAATTGCATTGGACAGGTACTTCCTTTTGGAACATTTTGTCTGTTATGTTGTATTCTTGAAAGAGGAATATGGAATGATTGCTTGTCGTAGGATGCTTTTGAGACATAGACATGCAACTTGTTATTTTCAACATCAAATTGGACCCATTTGTGTGTCTCATGACTGTCTTTTGCATATGACTCTCTAGAATCTTTTATTGTGAAATACAGAGGCAATTTTCATCCTAAGTTGGAGCATAATGTGACCGTTTATTCTGTTGAGGTTATATCCAACAGCACCCTCCCGTGTTTTTTTGGTGGTGGGGGGCGGTGAATGTCTGGTCCATCAGCTCAGGTCAAAAGTAGTCTCTAATTATGGGAATATTAGAGTATAACCTATTTTAGTATGATCATaccatacttataaaaaataaaagatcatctTGTATATTTTGTTTACTGTTCAGGGGCCTGGCCTCTCTGCTGCCGAGGAACTtgttgagttaaaaaagttgcttgaaaaggaaattaaactaagaaaagtGGCTGAAGAAGAAGTAAAAATTTGTAAACGTCAACAAGGGCAAGATAGGCAGTCAGAGGTATGGTCCTTGCCTTGCTTAAAGAAGTATCTGTAATAGAATCATCTGGATCTTGTCAACTTCCAAGCATGCAATTTATGGCATATATGGGTTTGTTTCGGTGAACTAGGCAGGTGGAAGTGTTGAGGTTTTGAAGCTTCACAAAATTCTCGAGAATGAGGCGCATCAGAAGAAGaaacttgaagaagaaataataatactacGAAGTCAGTTGCTGCAACTGACTTTTGAAGCTGATCAGGTATTTGGATTAAATTTCGTTTGTAGTTTATATGTTGACGTTTCCAtgattgattttgattttatctCCATTGTGGAGTTATTTGAGATTTTAACTGCCCAAATTGTATGAGAGCATAATGGATCCAGGTTTTTTATAATCTTGGAGTTTTATGACAATTTAGACATGAAAAAACAATTTAGACATGAAGGGGGGAATATCATGAGAGCTCACTAGATTGTCCCACAGATCTACTTCCTAAAATGACAATTCTGAGAGAGAAAAGATATGTTTTTGAGTGAAAAACCTCCTTGTTTAGCAGAGTAAATGGCCTAGGTTACTTGTTATGATGGAAAAGAGTATTCTTGGCCCGCTGAAGTGTTAGCTATATTACATGTGTTTCTTAGAGaaatttatttccattttcttttgttttatgtttgtaGATGAAAAGGTATCTTGATGGAGGTGGGTCTGGAAATGCGTATACtggtctagattcttccatgTCTCCATTTAGGCATCCCCAACTCAAAGATGCTGTAAATGGACAGAAGGCATCAATTGCAACACTCTTTGAGCAAGGTAATAGAAGAATTTTGAAAGCTTTATCTCATTAGGGCCTATATACAATCATTGTATctcttatttgtttttttttttaccaattaATTTAATAGTTGGATTGCAAAAGATCTTGGCACTACTCGAGTCAGACGATGCCAATGTACGGATTCATGCTGTAAAAGTGGTGGCCAACCTAGCAGCTGAAGGTAACTTTCTTTGGGGGGTGCTTTGCTATTAGACATATGCCCACATGTACAATCTATGTTTGTTGTATAACTAGCGGTTGTGTTTGGGTAGTGAGGTCATCTCAGATATTTTGTGAAtggtaataaaaaagtaatgataaaatattgaatagtagtaaaaagtaggtgaaaagtaatgataaaataataaatagtagtggagTGTTCTCACTACCCAAACGGAGCCATGTCATGTTTGTTAggagaatttttttaatcactatcATTAAAAAAGCGGTAAAATGAGCAAATAGAGTTGTAGCCTCATTCTAATCTTCTTTTCCCATAAATTTGGTGTAGTATTTCCAACCTCTGTTTTTGTATGACTTAGAAATAATGCTTGCTTGTTTTGTTCTGATTCTTATATGGGCAGCATCCCAGTTCTTGAAGAATAATGAGGGAAGCCAAATTTACATTTCAAGTATGATACATTATATTTACTGTACCTATCATATATTATGATGATATATGCAAACTAATATGGGATCCCTTGAGAACTCCCcaaattgatgacagaagtgATCTTATAACCcgattttcatttttatccatTTTCTGTTGTACCCTGCCCAATGAATTGATAGGGTGTATTGCTTTCATCTCATAAGGTTGTGTGAGGGAGATCATTTCAGGATCCTGGAGAATCTCCTTTAATTTCTGAAGTGATTCCATATCCTAGAATGCATATTGGTTTTCTTTAGATGCATTTCCTCTTGTACCTATTTTTAGTTAGATGTTAGAAATGACTTGTGCTCACCATGCATAAAGCAGAAGCGAACCAGAAAAAGATTGTTGAAGCTGGGGGTCTTACTTCATTGCTGGTGCTTCTTAGAAGCTTTGAGGATGAAACTGTTCGCAGAGTAGCAGCTGGTGCAATTGCCAATCTTGCAATGaatggtactctctctctctctctctctctctctctctctcaaaatgtgTTATAAAATAAcccttatatagttataaaagctttaatgttattatgataaaagaatcaaatgtttattttataaaacctTTTCTGATTGTTTTAAAGATACACTGTTTTATATCCAAACAGAAACGTAATGATCACAATAACCTCAGTTTGATATCAACCACAATCCTACAAACAGCAATATACCAATTGATTACAGATTACCAATATAcagtgtgacacccccaaattccgtttgggatcggacggacatttgaagcgtcgagacatgcaacacaaggttacctgcccccgttcatgacatataagatgcaatgttcctaacatgcatctaacactatgcaatattcgcagcggataatttttttctttagcaatactatgcaccaaattgaaaatatcccaaatgcttaaaacatacttcatacataaagacccattgaatagatcacaacactagtccaaaatggttatgatccaaaaagtactagagatgcaactccattgtacaagtagtaatttacgttaactactatattaacattgacgtcgcaccgtcacttagtaaactgtgtctagttgatcagctcctgattctccttcaggtcctgtaacaa
This genomic interval from Carya illinoinensis cultivar Pawnee chromosome 2, C.illinoinensisPawnee_v1, whole genome shotgun sequence contains the following:
- the LOC122301228 gene encoding kinesin-like protein KIN-UB isoform X1; protein product: MASSAYRNGAHGGSSGMKVDRPVQVANIKSSSFKSRLTPSHSSGSALRRSSPASFASKDGDGVPGRVRVAVRLRPRNAEELAADADFADCVELQPELKRLKLRKNNWDSDTYEFDEVLTEFASQKRVYEVVAKPVVESVLDGYNGTVMAYGQTGTGKTFTLGRLGEQDTADRGIMVRSMEDILAEISPETDSVSVSYLQLYMEALQDLLNPANDNIPIVEDPKIGDVSLPRATLVEIRDQQSFVELLRIGETHRIAANTKLNTESSRSHAILMVHVKRSFMGGDNIYSNENGDISHLAKPLKPLVRKSKLVVVDLAGSERIHKSGSEGHMLEEAKSINLSLSALGKCINALAENSAHVPIRDSKLTRLLRDSFGGTARTSLIVTIGPSPRHRGETTSTILFGQRAMKVENMLKIKEEFDYKSLSRRLEVQLDKLIAENERQQKAFEDEVERINIEAENRVSEVERSFADALEKERLKCQMDYMESVKQLEEKLVLNQQQRDFDVFTDSNCIGQGPGLSAAEELVELKKLLEKEIKLRKVAEEEVKICKRQQGQDRQSEAGGSVEVLKLHKILENEAHQKKKLEEEIIILRSQLLQLTFEADQMKRYLDGGGSGNAYTGLDSSMSPFRHPQLKDAVNGQKASIATLFEQVGLQKILALLESDDANVRIHAVKVVANLAAEASQFLKNNEGSQIYISTEANQKKIVEAGGLTSLLVLLRSFEDETVRRVAAGAIANLAMNEANQELIMAEGGISLLSMTAADAEDPQTLRMVAGAIANLCGNDKLRMKLKSEGGIKALLGIVRCGHPDVLSQVARGIANFAKCESRASTQGTNSSRSLLIEDGALPWIVQNANDEAAPIRRHIELALCHLAQHEVNAKDMISGGALWELVRISRDCSREDIRSLARRTLISSPTFRSELRRLRIEY
- the LOC122301228 gene encoding kinesin-like protein KIN-UB isoform X3; protein product: MASSAYRNGAHGGSSGMKVDRPVQVANIKSSSFKSRLTPSHSSGSALRRSSPASFASKDGDGVPGRVRVAVRLRPRNAEELAADADFADCVELQPELKRLKLRKNNWDSDTYEFDEVLTEFASQKRVYEVVAKPVVESVLDGYNGTVMAYGQTGTGKTFTLGRLGEQDTADRGIMVRSMEDILAEISPETDSVSVSYLQLYMEALQDLLNPANDNIPIVEDPKIGDVSLPRATLVEIRDQQSFVELLRIGETHRIAANTKLNTESSRSHAILMVHVKRSFMGGDNIYSNENGDISHLAKPLKPLVRKSKLVVVDLAGSERIHKSGSEGHMLEEAKSINLSLSALGKCINALAENSAHVPIRDSKLTRLLRDSFGGTARTSLIVTIGPSPRHRGETTSTILFGQRAMKVENMLKIKEEFDYKSLSRRLEVQLDKLIAENERQQKAFEDEVERINIEAENRVSEVERSFADALEKERLKCQMDYMESVKQLEEKLVLNQQQRDFDVFTDSNCIGQGPGLSAAEELVELKKLLEKEIKLRKVAEEEVKICKRQQGQDRQSEAGGSVEVLKLHKILENEAHQKKKLEEEIIILRSQLLQLTFEADQMKRYLDGGGSGNAYTGLDSSMSPFRHPQLKDAVNGQKASIATLFEQVGLQKILALLESDDANVRIHAVKVVANLAAEAEANQKKIVEAGGLTSLLVLLRSFEDETVRRVAAGAIANLAMNEANQELIMAEGGISLLSMTAADAEDPQTLRMVAGAIANLCGNDKLRMKLKSEGGIKALLGIVRCGHPDVLSQVARGIANFAKCESRASTQGTNSSRSLLIEDGALPWIVQNANDEAAPIRRHIELALCHLAQHEVNAKDMISGGALWELVRISRDCSREDIRSLARRTLISSPTFRSELRRLRIEY
- the LOC122301228 gene encoding kinesin-like protein KIN-UB isoform X4 codes for the protein MASSAYRNGAHGGSSGMKVDRPVQVANIKSSSFKSRLTPSHSSGSALRRSSPASFASKDGDGVPGRVRVAVRLRPRNAEELAADADFADCVELQPELKRLKLRKNNWDSDTYEFDEVLTEFASQKRVYEVVAKPVVESVLDGYNGTVMAYGQTGTGKTFTLGRLGEQDTADRGIMVRSMEDILAEISPETDSVSVSYLQLYMEALQDLLNPANDNIPIVEDPKIGDVSLPRATLVEIRDQQSFVELLRIGETHRIAANTKLNTESSRSHAILMVHVKRSFMGGDNIYSNENGDISHLAKPLKPLVRKSKLVVVDLAGSERIHKSGSEGHMLEEAKSINLSLSALGKCINALAENSAHVPIRDSKLTRLLRDSFGGTARTSLIVTIGPSPRHRGETTSTILFGQRAMKVENMLKIKEEFDYKSLSRRLEVQLDKLIAENERQQKAFEDEVERINIEAENRVSEVERSFADALEKERLKCQMDYMESVKQLEEKLVLNQQQRDFDVFTDSNCIGQGPGLSAAEELVELKKLLEKEIKLRKVAEEEVKICKRQQGQDRQSEAGGSVEVLKLHKILENEAHQKKKLEEEIIILRSQLLQLTFEADQMKRYLDGGGSGNAYTGLDSSMSPFRHPQLKDAVNGQKASIATLFEQVGLQKILALLESDDANVRIHAVKVVANLAAEEANQKKIVEAGGLTSLLVLLRSFEDETVRRVAAGAIANLAMNEANQELIMAEGGISLLSMTAADAEDPQTLRMVAGAIANLCGNDKLRMKLKSEGGIKALLGIVRCGHPDVLSQVARGIANFAKCESRASTQGTNSSRSLLIEDGALPWIVQNANDEAAPIRRHIELALCHLAQHEVNAKDMISGGALWELVRISRDCSREDIRSLARRTLISSPTFRSELRRLRIEY
- the LOC122301228 gene encoding kinesin-like protein KIN-UB isoform X5, which codes for MRTRLLLLLAALGSVPGRVRVAVRLRPRNAEELAADADFADCVELQPELKRLKLRKNNWDSDTYEFDEVLTEFASQKRVYEVVAKPVVESVLDGYNGTVMAYGQTGTGKTFTLGRLGEQDTADRGIMVRSMEDILAEISPETDSVSVSYLQLYMEALQDLLNPANDNIPIVEDPKIGDVSLPRATLVEIRDQQSFVELLRIGETHRIAANTKLNTESSRSHAILMVHVKRSFMGGDNIYSNENGDISHLAKPLKPLVRKSKLVVVDLAGSERIHKSGSEGHMLEEAKSINLSLSALGKCINALAENSAHVPIRDSKLTRLLRDSFGGTARTSLIVTIGPSPRHRGETTSTILFGQRAMKVENMLKIKEEFDYKSLSRRLEVQLDKLIAENERQQKAFEDEVERINIEAENRVSEVERSFADALEKERLKCQMDYMESVKQLEEKLVLNQQQRDFDVFTDSNCIGQGPGLSAAEELVELKKLLEKEIKLRKVAEEEVKICKRQQGQDRQSEAGGSVEVLKLHKILENEAHQKKKLEEEIIILRSQLLQLTFEADQMKRYLDGGGSGNAYTGLDSSMSPFRHPQLKDAVNGQKASIATLFEQVGLQKILALLESDDANVRIHAVKVVANLAAEASQFLKNNEGSQIYISTEANQKKIVEAGGLTSLLVLLRSFEDETVRRVAAGAIANLAMNEANQELIMAEGGISLLSMTAADAEDPQTLRMVAGAIANLCGNDKLRMKLKSEGGIKALLGIVRCGHPDVLSQVARGIANFAKCESRASTQGTNSSRSLLIEDGALPWIVQNANDEAAPIRRHIELALCHLAQHEVNAKDMISGGALWELVRISRDCSREDIRSLARRTLISSPTFRSELRRLRIEY
- the LOC122301228 gene encoding kinesin-like protein KIN-UB isoform X2, which codes for MASSAYRNGAHGGSSGMKVDRPVQVANIKSSSFKSRLTPSHSSGSALRRSSPASFASKDGDGVPGRVRVAVRLRPRNAEELAADADFADCVELQPELKRLKLRKNNWDSDTYEFDEVLTEFASQKRVYEVVAKPVVESVLDGYNGTVMAYGQTGTGKTFTLGRLGEQDTADRGIMVRSMEDILAEISPETDSVSVSYLQLYMEALQDLLNPANDNIPIVEDPKIGDVSLPRATLVEIRDQQSFVELLRIGETHRIAANTKLNTESSRSHAILMVHVKRSFMGGDNIYSNENGDISHLAKPLKPLVRKSKLVVVDLAGSERIHKSGSEGHMLEEAKSINLSLSALGKCINALAENSAHVPIRDSKLTRLLRDSFGGTARTSLIVTIGPSPRHRGETTSTILFGQRAMKVENMLKIKEEFDYKSLSRRLEVQLDKLIAENERQQKAFEDEVERINIEAENRVSEVERSFADALEKERLKCQMDYMESVKQLEEKLVLNQQQRDFDVFTDSNCIGQGPGLSAAEELVELKKLLEKEIKLRKVAEEEVKICKRQQGQDRQSEAGGSVEVLKLHKILENEAHQKKKLEEEIIILRSQLLQLTFEADQMKRYLDGGGSGNAYTGLDSSMSPFRHPQLKDAVNGQKASIATLFEQVGLQKILALLESDDANVRIHAVKVVANLAAEASQFLKNNEGSQIYISKANQKKIVEAGGLTSLLVLLRSFEDETVRRVAAGAIANLAMNEANQELIMAEGGISLLSMTAADAEDPQTLRMVAGAIANLCGNDKLRMKLKSEGGIKALLGIVRCGHPDVLSQVARGIANFAKCESRASTQGTNSSRSLLIEDGALPWIVQNANDEAAPIRRHIELALCHLAQHEVNAKDMISGGALWELVRISRDCSREDIRSLARRTLISSPTFRSELRRLRIEY
- the LOC122301228 gene encoding kinesin-like protein KIN-UB isoform X6, which encodes MEALQDLLNPANDNIPIVEDPKIGDVSLPRATLVEIRDQQSFVELLRIGETHRIAANTKLNTESSRSHAILMVHVKRSFMGGDNIYSNENGDISHLAKPLKPLVRKSKLVVVDLAGSERIHKSGSEGHMLEEAKSINLSLSALGKCINALAENSAHVPIRDSKLTRLLRDSFGGTARTSLIVTIGPSPRHRGETTSTILFGQRAMKVENMLKIKEEFDYKSLSRRLEVQLDKLIAENERQQKAFEDEVERINIEAENRVSEVERSFADALEKERLKCQMDYMESVKQLEEKLVLNQQQRDFDVFTDSNCIGQGPGLSAAEELVELKKLLEKEIKLRKVAEEEVKICKRQQGQDRQSEAGGSVEVLKLHKILENEAHQKKKLEEEIIILRSQLLQLTFEADQMKRYLDGGGSGNAYTGLDSSMSPFRHPQLKDAVNGQKASIATLFEQVGLQKILALLESDDANVRIHAVKVVANLAAEASQFLKNNEGSQIYISTEANQKKIVEAGGLTSLLVLLRSFEDETVRRVAAGAIANLAMNEANQELIMAEGGISLLSMTAADAEDPQTLRMVAGAIANLCGNDKLRMKLKSEGGIKALLGIVRCGHPDVLSQVARGIANFAKCESRASTQGTNSSRSLLIEDGALPWIVQNANDEAAPIRRHIELALCHLAQHEVNAKDMISGGALWELVRISRDCSREDIRSLARRTLISSPTFRSELRRLRIEY